In Pseudobdellovibrio exovorus JSS, the genomic stretch CGCCGCTGGAGTTTTGGTCATACCTTCGAAATAAGGCGGGTTTTTGATGTAGGTACTTTCAGCCCAATCATAGGTTTGCGAAGATGTGGTTTCGATTTTCTGCCAATCCTCGGTGCCGATAAAGACATCATTATAACGGCCACTGAACATCTGCGTATTCAAAACAGAGTTCACTACATCTTGAATTTCCTGATTGCTTGGCCAGATATCTTTTAGATAAACCGGTTGACCATTTTTATCATGGGCTAGAGGTTCTGTTGTGATATCTGTCAGCAAGCTGCCGCCGATAGCATAAGCCACAACTAGCGGAGGCGAAGCTAAGTAATTGGCTTTAGACAGTGGATTGATGCGCCCTTCAAAGTTACGATTTCCTGAAAGGACAGAGGCCACCACTAAATTACCTTTTTCAATCGCATTTGAAATCGGCAAAGAAAGTGGACCCGAGTTTCCAATACAGGTCGTACAACCATAACCCACCAAATTAAAACCGAGTTGATCAAGATATTTTTGTAAACCTGATTTTTCTAAATAGTCTGTTACGACCTGAGATCCGGGAGCTAAAGAAGTTTTGACCCAAGGTCTGACTTGCAATCCGCGCTCAATGGCTTTCTTAGCAACGAGGCCGGCGCCAATCATCACTGAGGGGTTGGATGTGTTGGTACAACTGGTGATCGCCGCGATAACCACATCTCCATTACCTAAATCGTAATCCGTACCTTCAACAGGAATCGTCGAAGTGTTTTTCGATGTTTTCGATTCAGGAACTTGGAAGCCCGAAATCAATTGATTACGGAAATCTACGGATGTCTGAGCTAAGGCCACACGATCTTGCGGACGTTTCGGACCAGCAAGGGAAGGCTCTACTGTGGAAAGATCTAATGTCAGAACGTCGCTGAATTGTATGTTGTCGCCATTGCCGTTTCTCCATAGGCCGGTTTCTTTGGCATAGGCTTCAACTAAGTTAATTGTCTGTTGATCACGACCAGAAAGCTTTAGGTATTTCAGTGTTTCGTCATCCACAGGGAAGAAACCACATGTGGCCCCATATTCCGGAGCCATATTGGCGATCGTCGCTCGATCTGCTAATGGCAAGTGAGCTAAACCTTCACCGAAGAATTCGACGAACTTTCCAACCACGCCACGTTTTCTTAAGATATTCGTCACCGTTAAAACCAGATCTGTGGCGGTTGTGCCTTCGCGCAATTTGCCGACTAATTTAAAACCAATCACTTCTGGAATCAGCATACTGAGTGCTTGTCCCAGCATAGCGGCTTCGGCTTCGATCCCGCCGACGCCCCAACCTAAAACGGATAGGCCATTCACCATGGTGGTATGGCTGTCGGTTCCGACTAATGTGTCAGGGTAGGCCCAGAGAGTTCCTCCGGCTTCATTACTCCATACTGTTTTGGCCAAGTATTCTAGATTCACTTGGTGACAGATACCTGTTCCCGGTGGCACCACGCGGAAGTTGTTGAAGGCTCCCTGTCCCCATTTCAAGAAAACATAGCGTTCACTATTTCTTTGGAATTCAATTTTTAC encodes the following:
- the acnA gene encoding aconitate hydratase AcnA, with amino-acid sequence MLIQSRNSLKTKTELTVGGKTYTIFNPNKLQHPNLDKLPLSLKVLLENLLRHEDGINVTPADIESLLSLSKESQTKEIAFFPARVLMQDFTGVPAVVDLAAMRDAVKKLGGDPALINPLTPVDLVIDHSVTVDHYGDNKSFEENVKIEFQRNSERYVFLKWGQGAFNNFRVVPPGTGICHQVNLEYLAKTVWSNEAGGTLWAYPDTLVGTDSHTTMVNGLSVLGWGVGGIEAEAAMLGQALSMLIPEVIGFKLVGKLREGTTATDLVLTVTNILRKRGVVGKFVEFFGEGLAHLPLADRATIANMAPEYGATCGFFPVDDETLKYLKLSGRDQQTINLVEAYAKETGLWRNGNGDNIQFSDVLTLDLSTVEPSLAGPKRPQDRVALAQTSVDFRNQLISGFQVPESKTSKNTSTIPVEGTDYDLGNGDVVIAAITSCTNTSNPSVMIGAGLVAKKAIERGLQVRPWVKTSLAPGSQVVTDYLEKSGLQKYLDQLGFNLVGYGCTTCIGNSGPLSLPISNAIEKGNLVVASVLSGNRNFEGRINPLSKANYLASPPLVVAYAIGGSLLTDITTEPLAHDKNGQPVYLKDIWPSNQEIQDVVNSVLNTQMFSGRYNDVFIGTEDWQKIETTSSQTYDWAESTYIKNPPYFEGMTKTPAALSDIKGAKLLALLGDSITTDHISPAGNIKKDSPAGKFLTDAGVDVFNFNSYGTRRGNDDIMVRGTFANIRLKNEMVPNTEGGITRYLPTGETMSIYDAAMKYRESKTPLIVIGGQEYGTGSSRDWAAKGTLLLGVKAVITESFERIHRSNLIGMGVLPLQFLAGTNRKTLGLTGNESFDILGISSGLKVGQEFDLVITYADGKQVTTKVKSRIDTAVELDYFKHGGILHSVLRKLVP